From a single Methanofollis sp. W23 genomic region:
- a CDS encoding HEAT repeat domain-containing protein encodes MSEKPELDRVPPLIDALSTPLLRVRSIAVAGLARQRDARALGPIIESVRGLDGADVEDVCQYISDVIEALASFGDRTALKPLVSLLDAEFDDLHPIVWNLTEDDRSAIESMAELYVYDVEPLKEIMYGPYSVGVKKMMISLLMEVDTLDADRVLLDLVQDREVDEYLVSEAIYVLGVHGCRDAFEPICRVMADRERYTDDTRSSAAVALGRIGDQRALAPLVVVLADQDDAPYSMTAECAADALEMLVLDEDEEEWGEEPVEGDDEVFGVLIEALASPDPDMQVLGVRGLGALGDSRAVPQILEALRNWEESEEYLTFCREAITAVGTIGDASAVTPLFETLDEIEQESEVFTDHFLNSQELYEEAFQAVAGMGEEIVGTLHEIVAGEYGLVIRAMAVQTLEYFHDQYSEAVLIEALENRDEQEVAAWAADALGRRGSTGAVAPLCRVACDTRHYEDICRLSAIGALGEIGDPRALRTLLEMISKEEHYGERASDAYEAFESIIEMMEDRRE; translated from the coding sequence ATGTCTGAAAAACCCGAACTCGATCGTGTCCCTCCCCTGATCGACGCCCTCTCAACGCCATTGCTCAGGGTGCGCTCCATCGCGGTGGCGGGACTTGCCAGACAGAGGGATGCGAGGGCACTTGGACCCATCATCGAATCGGTCAGGGGCCTGGACGGCGCAGATGTGGAAGACGTCTGTCAGTATATCAGCGACGTCATCGAAGCCCTTGCTTCCTTTGGTGACAGGACCGCTCTCAAACCGTTAGTCTCTCTCCTTGATGCCGAGTTCGACGACCTTCACCCCATTGTCTGGAACCTCACCGAAGACGACAGGTCTGCTATTGAATCGATGGCAGAACTCTATGTGTATGACGTCGAACCCCTCAAAGAGATCATGTACGGGCCATATTCCGTCGGCGTCAAAAAAATGATGATTAGCCTCCTCATGGAGGTCGATACCCTGGACGCCGACCGGGTTCTTCTTGATCTGGTCCAGGACAGAGAGGTAGACGAATATCTTGTCTCTGAGGCGATCTATGTGCTGGGGGTCCATGGGTGCAGGGACGCATTCGAACCCATTTGCAGGGTCATGGCCGACAGGGAGCGCTATACCGACGACACTCGGAGTTCTGCGGCGGTCGCACTCGGGCGGATCGGGGACCAGAGGGCGCTCGCTCCCCTGGTGGTGGTGCTCGCCGACCAGGATGATGCCCCGTATTCTATGACTGCAGAGTGCGCCGCCGATGCGCTTGAGATGCTTGTGCTCGACGAAGACGAGGAGGAATGGGGGGAAGAACCCGTTGAGGGTGACGATGAGGTGTTCGGGGTGCTCATCGAGGCACTTGCCTCCCCTGACCCCGACATGCAGGTCCTTGGAGTGCGGGGGCTTGGGGCGCTCGGGGATTCCAGGGCCGTGCCCCAGATCCTTGAGGCCCTTCGAAACTGGGAAGAGAGTGAAGAGTACCTCACCTTCTGCCGGGAGGCAATCACGGCGGTGGGAACGATCGGCGATGCATCGGCGGTGACACCGCTCTTCGAGACCCTCGACGAGATCGAGCAGGAGTCCGAGGTGTTTACGGACCACTTCCTCAACTCCCAAGAACTCTATGAGGAGGCATTTCAGGCGGTGGCCGGGATGGGGGAGGAGATCGTCGGGACACTCCACGAGATCGTCGCCGGGGAATATGGCCTGGTCATCAGGGCGATGGCGGTCCAGACGCTGGAGTATTTCCATGACCAGTATTCAGAGGCGGTCCTGATCGAGGCGCTGGAGAACAGAGACGAGCAGGAGGTTGCGGCATGGGCGGCCGACGCCCTGGGGCGTCGGGGGTCGACCGGCGCGGTGGCCCCACTCTGCAGGGTCGCCTGCGACACCAGGCACTACGAGGATATATGTCGCCTCTCCGCAATCGGCGCCCTCGGCGAGATCGGGGACCCACGGGCCCTCAGGACGTTGCTGGAGATGATCTCCAAGGAAGAACACTACGGCGAGCGCGCGTCTGATGCCTATGAAGCGTTTGAGTCGATCATCGAGATGATGGAAGATCGGAGAGAATAA
- a CDS encoding DUF308 domain-containing protein produces the protein MTGKVASDLSLEVVIILIFGIFMLLFGLLLFWIHTGALPYAPDSTYGLFLVIISFQVVTMGKTPFGDLRRSWAVIILGICTAVVGMVACFIPGTLSTLVRVLVGIMLSVGGITLLLQLFVPEERGRRWMKISGILRHLTVACTLVYLISVILGLVTLFPGLTTDPETAVLLILYGSSFFYLSWSLQTVHREYSPEGTENPG, from the coding sequence TTGACAGGAAAAGTGGCGTCCGACCTCTCCCTCGAAGTGGTGATCATCCTGATCTTTGGCATATTCATGCTCCTCTTCGGGCTGCTCCTCTTCTGGATCCATACTGGAGCACTCCCCTATGCGCCCGACAGCACCTACGGGCTCTTCCTCGTCATCATCTCCTTTCAGGTCGTCACCATGGGCAAGACCCCCTTCGGTGACCTCCGCCGGTCATGGGCGGTCATCATCCTCGGGATCTGCACGGCGGTCGTCGGGATGGTCGCCTGTTTTATTCCAGGCACCCTGAGCACGCTCGTCCGCGTCCTTGTCGGAATAATGCTCTCGGTGGGGGGAATCACGCTTCTTCTCCAGTTGTTCGTCCCAGAAGAGAGGGGGAGAAGGTGGATGAAGATCTCTGGAATATTGCGCCACCTCACCGTCGCCTGCACCCTCGTCTATCTCATCTCGGTCATCCTTGGGCTTGTCACCCTCTTCCCTGGCCTCACCACCGATCCAGAGACCGCGGTGCTCCTCATCCTCTATGGGTCCAGTTTTTTCTATCTCTCGTGGAGCCTTCAGACCGTTCATCGTGAGTACTCCCCTGAAGGGACAGAGAATCCAGGATGA